The sequence below is a genomic window from Pelecanus crispus isolate bPelCri1 chromosome 10, bPelCri1.pri, whole genome shotgun sequence.
TGTCATGAGAGCCCAGCTCTTGTGGGTCTAAATTGCGAAGCAGCAACGCCGTCTCCAAACACTGCTGCATCCCTCTGGGACCAGAGACTGTCCCCAGGGGCTCCCTGCCACACCACTGCCCTCCACCCACCCATAACACAGGGTGGACAACCagctcccaccaccccacatGCCAGGCGAGGAGGTGCTGCACAGCAGTAACGAGGAATTGACCCCCGCAATTAACAGAAGCCACGAACAAGCTTCCATGCGGCTGCTAATCAGCGGTGCCGGGGAccccaggggctgctgcaggcacgATCGCAGCAGCTGGTAATGATGCCGGGAAGGGCTCAGTCACGGTGCCTTTTATTAGCTGAGCCCAAGCAGTGGCACTGCTGGAGAGGAGCCCTGCGAGCCTGGCTGCGCCACGAGGGCTCCTCGACCCCCCAGAGCAGGGTGCGGGCTGCCTCGGCCCCCAGGCTCCTACCGGAAGAGGCGGTTGGCAGAGGAGCCACGGTAGGCGATGTTGTTGAAGAAAACTTCCAGATCCTGGTCGTTGTCAAAGTCAGCTGCAATGACGGTGCGGACGGGGGACGGCATGGAGAACTTGGGGGTGGCGATGTCCTGTGCGAGGGATGGGCATGGGGTGACAacaggcacaggcagcaggacaTTGGGTCCCACTTTGGTGCTTTGGGTCCCCTCCTCGCTGGGAACCGGGGCTCAAAGCCAAATCAGGGTGAAGCCGGCCCCCCTGGCCAAGGAGGCTCAGTGGCAAAGCTGGCAGTGGGACCAtcccagggggtcccagccGCAGCCCTCACCCGGAATCGGATGCGCCCAGGGGCCCCGCTCTGCAGGTAGAGTCGGTGCGGCCCATTCCAGTTGCCGTAGACGATGTCCACCCGGCCATCGCGGTTGAAGTCAGCCAGCGCCACGCCGCGCCCGTGCTGGTAGGGGTCgtccagccctggggagccgCAAGGGGACAGGGGAAAACGggaccccctccctgcctttgTCTCCCCAGGATGTGCCCCACAGTCCCCAGACCGGTCCTCCCTGCGCAGGGCTGCATCCCTGCGCTGATGGATGCCCTGGTGCACCTCGGCCACCCCCGGTGGTCAGCGGGGCCCTGGATCCCCAGGGCTGTCCCTCCACCCTGCACTCAACCagcctgtgcaggcaggggcaggcagagccagccctgccctgaggTCCTTGACGCCTGGGTGCTCCCCCCGGCTCCCTCTACTCACCCACGGCAGCTGCCACGTCCTGGTACGTCCCATCGCCCCGgttttggaagaggaaattgGGGCTGTTCTCGTTACCGCAGAATATGTCAGAGGCGCTGTCGCTCAGGATGGGGCCCACGGCCACCCCACGGccccctggggacagcagcccGGGGGTGAGAGGACAGCTGCTGTCCCACCCCAGGGGAGATCATGCCCCCCAAActccctctgtgctgcccaCCAGGTGCTCCCAGGACCCCCAGTGTCCCCTCCTCACCCACCTCCCGCCTTCAATCCCTCTCATCAGGAGCTAATTGGACCTGGCAGCCACTTGTGTCACTCCCAACCCTAATCACTGCCATCACCATGGTGACAACACTCCTAATTAGTGACAATTTACCGCTGGGGAGACAAGGCACAGCAGCGGTCCCTGCGGTGGtggggctccccgctgccctgctcGTGTGCCCATGTCCCCCTGCcatgctgccagccctgcagatgCTGCGGGCTCCGGAGGCATCAGCCTGGCTGCCGGGCAGGGTGATGGTGGGCACGGAGGTCCTGGGTGAGCATCCCGTGGCCCTGGTCCCTTCCACGGGCCGTGGGGCTACCACTAGATGGGGCAATCAGGCAGCCTAACGTGTGGCACAcgcccctgcctgcctgcaaagggcactgccctgcctgcaatGGGGTCCCACGCTCACCGTGCCCAGCAGTGCCCCGTCCCCTCCGCGGGGCCGCAGCAGCCGGGTACCTGTGTACTTGCTGACGCCAACCTGGGCGGCCACGTCCACCAGCACCACGACGCCGCGGGCAGGGTCACTGGCAGCCACGTCCATCTCGATCAGGGCGTGAGGGCCCACGTTGCCGCTGGCGTAGTTGGCGATGTAGATGGAGTACCTGCCGGAGCCCTGTGGCCGGCGGCACCTCCtcagcacccacccacccaaaaCCTGACTCCACGGGGACCACGGGATCCCTGCCGTGGGGCTGGATGCTCTCATGGCTCCATGGGACCAGGCACCAGTACCATGTGCTGAGCAAGGGCTCTGCAAAGCCCACAGTGAAAAGCACCCCAGGAATGGGGATGTGCCCCATTGCCTCCAAGACCTCTGCGGTCCCCAGGCTCAGGGTGCTGGCACAGGgcaccctgctcccccagcaTCCTGGATGtgccgggccccccgcccccaccaccaccccccttgTCCCGTGCAGCAGCTGGACCTTGATTTAGTGATAATCGTTTGGAAACAAACcactgggggaggaggaagaagaaagagcaggTGACAGGAACATAAATCACCTCGACAGGCACGTTTATCAGCTGGCGGCAACCGTGTGGACAGGCGCCCGCAGTCCCCATGGCCaggggggctgccagccctgacagccatgggctgctgggggcaccCCTGGCCCCAGTGGGGGGTGGAATGGGGCTGGTGCCCAGGCGAGGGGAGAGGTCCCCCGGGGACGCTGCAGGGGAGGGCTGGAGGGGCAcggtgggtgggaagggagcagagatACCCCCAGCCCGCCGTGCCCTGCCTGCTCACCGTCCGGTCCACGCAGGCGACAGAGCGCCCGGCAAAGCGGCTGGCCACATCCCGGTTCACCTCATCACTCAGGAGGTCCTCCCAGCGCCCATTGCGGAGCTTGAAGAGCTTGTCCGTGTAGGTGGCCatgcctggggggggggcacgagtcagggggctgcagcatcccacTCCCTCCCAAGAAGGGTGCCCTGAGGCAAGGGGAGGCTGGAGAAGGGGTATCCCAAacccctgctctgtccccagtAGCCCCGGGGTGGGCACGATGCCCCTGTAAGAGCCCTTATGACCCTTAAGGGCCACTGGCAGACACGCAGAAGAATCAACTCATTAAGGTAATATGTGTCCCAATGGGGCACAGCTCCGTAGATCATCCCTGGGAAGGTAAAAAATCGATTTGGTGCCAGGCACAGGCAGTGAGACGCGCTGCCCGTGACAGCGCCGATGGCAGTGCCTGATTTAGGAAGAGGTGTGCTGGCGGCCACCACCAGCCCGGGTAATTAGGAGCGTCAGGAAGACAGATCCACTGCCTGGAGGTCAGGGCTgtgggacagggacacggggcagagctgggctggagcacTGACCCAGGGAGCTCTGGGGATGCCTGGTGCCAGGCTGGGGCACGCAGGTCTCCTCCCCACAACAGACATCCTGGGAGCTGGGACAGCACCGGCAGGGTGGGATTAGACCTGGCTTGGTCCAGAGGGCACAGGAGAGTCATGGCAgaggggcacagctgctgcagggcacagctgggttTTGCAGTGCAGGGTCCCTgtggcagggcagccccaggggtgGTGGGGAAACTGCTGTCCTGCTTGGGGTGCCACCAGGAGGGCGGTGGGCAGCTGGAAGTGCTGACTTGGCGGCTGGCTGGGCTCGGCGTCCCGCCTGCACTGCCATCAATCAATGGAGCCACTCAACTGAGAAATTAACTCCAGCCCGCACACATCCCTCACACGCCGAAGGTCGCAGGCGGCCGTGCCGGGAGCTGCCCCCACGCCCGGGGCTCGGCGGCCGGCAGGGCTCACCGGAGAAGGCGTTGTTGGTGTTGAGGAAGTAGATCTCCTCGCGGCCGTCCCCGTCAATGTCACAGGCTGTCACGCCGATGGCGTTGCCCTGCCGGTCCCGCAGCGCGTAGTACGGGGAGCCCCGCTCGTCCTCCGCCATGTTCACCAGCCGCCCCCGCGCCTTGTCGTACTTGAGCACCAGGTTGGGGCCATTGTACCTAGAGGTGTGAGCAGGGGCGATGGCTCCCCACAGCTTGGGGACAAGATGAAAGcccctgtcccatccctgggTGGATACTGGGTGTGACACCGGGTTTTCCCCATGATGGGCACAGCAGAGAACTGCATGGTCCATGGAGGCCAGGTACCCTGGGCTGCCCTCAGCACCCAAATGTGGGGCTGACTCCTGGCTGCCGATGGTGAGGGCTCAGCCTGGACCTGTTCCAGCCTGTGTCAGGCATCCCATGTCTACCTGGCCTGGGTACCCCAGGGCATTACCATGGCAGGGGTGGGGTCTGGGCAGCCagtggggcaggatggggcacAGGTCCCTGCTTGCAGCCCTTTCCCAGGGCAGACAAGCCCGCCCGCAAGGCAAATCCTCTCAGCGTGGTGCGCCCCACTGGCTCCCCGCCCGCTCCTGCCCGGTGCAACAGTAAACAAGTTATACAACGGGCACCACGGGCGCTTACAAAACCCTGTCTGGCTGCTTGGCACAGCCTGTTTGGGAGTGGTGGCCTGGGcccccccagtgctgcccacTGTTCACTGCCCCAAGGTGATGCTCAGAGCAGCGGCAGGGCCAGACTCTGCCTGCCACCGTGGTGCCCccagctcccgcagccccgctgGATGGGATCTGTGGCAGTGAGGGGCTCCCTCCAGGTGAGCACACCTGCGTGTGCGAGCCTCCTCCCTCAGAGGTGAGCACGGTGGTGTGTATACAGACACGCTGTGCCGGCTGCTCACAGCCATgccagcacacacacagagcccgCACCGTGGTCCCCACTGTCCCTGGCCAGGGCCAGACccactggcagcagctgctccgTGTCCAGCCCCGCTCGGGCACTGGCAGCGCAGCACAcggctccctgcctcctgccagcccttccGAGCCATCACTCCAATAAAGAGCTATAAAAAACCTCCAGCCAATTAACCGAATCTCCCGAGAGCGCCGAGTCCTGTCAGTGGAGCCGAGCCGGCTTGGGGACACGCTGGCTCTGCACTGCAGGGTGGACCCCAGCCGCTGGGCAGCTGCCACCACCCCACAGAGGGGGGACCCGGCCCCGGGGCCAGGATGGGGGCACCCACGTGGTCCCACGCAGGCACCCAACTGGCATCAACACCCTAAGTGGGTGCACACACGAGTGGGTACATGCAGACCCTAATCCCACCACTCTTACGCACACCCCCCCAGCCAGCCACATGCCCACGGAGGAACGAGGAGCTTCTGGCCCTGCAGGGCCACCAGGTCCCACTGCCACAGGCGCGCTGGGTGCACCACTCACCCTGCCACCACGATCTCGAAGTCACCGTCGGCATCCAGGTCGGTGACAGCTACACCATAGTTGAGCTGCGTGGGGTTGTTTTCATAGTCAGGTGGGAGGAGGCGGTGGGTGACGGCCGCAAACATGGGCTCGCTGCGCTGGGAGCCCTCGCTGAGCCAGGCCAGGGACAGCAAGCACAGCGCCAGCATCCTGGGCACCTGGGAGAGACCTGCAGCCCATCAGCTCCAGGAGGCGATGGCTTCGCCAGCCAGCAGGGACCCCAAGGCCCCGCTCCACAGTGCCCGAGCACCCGCACTACCCTTGCACACTCTCCTTCCACCCCTTGTCACCCACCCCAGCCTGTGCCTCCCCGCCAGACCCGAGACCCTTGGGCACTGCCACAGCTCTGGCATCCCCGCGCACAGGTCCTCCTGGTTGCAGCTCACCCTCGAGGCTTCCTTGGAACAGGACCATACCCCAGTGagctgggagccagggctgagcaggagcagggccatGGGAGCCcatcccatgggagggacccaggaggcagcaggagggctgCGGGGTGCTGACAAAcctgggctcagccccagctcgCCCTGCCCCAAGGGTCTGCTGGCACCCAAGCTCCTGGCAAGTCACGGTGCCAATCACTGCTCCcttggcagggctggaggaagcaggcagctgcctggctggggagctcgtcccctctccagcttgtcctcCAGAGCCAGAGAAGGCCATGGGGAGAACATGGGAATACTCTGCCAGGTGACTCctgtgtgcctcagtttccccaccccGCTGGCACTGTTTCTCCCAGGGGCTCTGTGGGGTGAGCTcctcccagcctggccagggAAGGTGTCTGCACAGGGATGTGGTCACGGGAAGGAGATGCTGGGAGGAACAGGAGACTGGGAGGAGAGGCTCAATTAACCTGGACTGCGGAGGACagtgtctgccagcactgctggcaatGCTGCGGAGATTTTGGAGCTGGCTCTGACCTGGCTGTAGCACAGGTGACAAGCAAGGTGGCACTCAGGACAGCCAGCCCTTGCCACAGGCCAGGCAGTCCCTTCCAGATGGGAAAAGCCCAGCAGTGAGCTGTGTGTCTCCGGGCTGTGGGCACAAACCCACATGCTGGCACTCCCGCTGGGAGCAAGAGCAGCCTGTCCCACTCTTGCAGCCTGGAGGGATGACTGGGGCACCTGGCCACCAAGGCAGTGGATACTGCTCCATGTGGCTGTGCCATCCCCCTGGGCAGGGCTGCTACCACTTCCCAGGGAGCCAGGAacagctcccagcactgccacagGGATAGGGGAGAATGGCCCCGCCTGCCAGCTAGTCCCCATGCTGTGGACCCTGTCAGCAAGCAAAAGAAGCTGTGGCAGCTGCATGGTGCCACATGTGCCCAGCTTGGAGCAGGGAAGTTGCCCAATGGCTTAGATCCTGGCAGGCCCACTGGGCTGTGGtagcagcctgctgctgcctccccaggaATGGGAATGGTCCCAAGGCTCTTTGGGGGGCCAGGATTCCCCCGCCACAAGCAAATAGCTTTCTTGCCACCTGGCCTGGGCAGGAAGGAGctgtcctgcagctgcagaggagacCTTGAGCCCCACTGCCCAGCACGCCCAGAGCCCTGCATCCCAGTGCCCAGACactgcttcccttccctctccaatCCCATCCATTCCCCGGGCCCAGCTGCAAGGTGTAAgtgggtggggtgtgtgtgtgagcatcCCCCCAGCTCTACTCTGTGctgctcccatcccctccctggcCTGACCCACAGACTCAGGTGCAGCCAGCCCCCCTCTGGCACTGTGCTGTTCACCACCCAGCCAGAGTTTGGACACTGTTCCCCATCACCCTTCCATCCTGTCTGGGGCAGCTCTCCAGGGGCAGGAGCCTGGGTCTTTTGCTGGTGCAGGTGCCCCGTGCAAGGCACATGTGACAGGAACGAGGTTTCATTGGGTTGCACAGGGACAGGACAGTCCCTGGGTGTCACtccgcagccccaggcagggagggagggggagcctTTGCCACAGCCCCACAGTGGGCTCACCAAAGCAAGCGTGGGGGAGAACCACCCACACATGGGCAtatgggtgcaggggtgcagcccCCTGATGATGCAAAGCAGTGCCCCCTCACCCCTGGCCACAGCTAGGCAATGGGTGACTGTCCCCAGGCTGCTGACAGggctctccctgctctgcctcccctccAGCTTCTGCTCCCCGCAGGTTGGCCCATTCCTCAGGTACTCCCCTGCCCCATCCAGCTGCAGCCGAAATCCTTCCAGGCTAGATGGAGCCTTTCCAGGAGGAAACAATATTCCTGATTGGAGACAAAAGGCTTTTCCCAGCAGATCCGGTGCTTGGTGCCATGAGGAAGGGACACATGGGCCAGAGCCAGGCCAttttgggaagggggagggagggatgccCAGGCTCTGCATGGTGGATGGGAAAGGCCTCGTGGTTCCCAGCGTGCTGCTGACAGCACTGAGGCCCCAGCATGAAGCTCCACCTGAGGTTTGAGGCTATGGGGTCCTGCTTGTACGCagggcagagctcagcctgTCTTGTCCCAGCAGAGCCACGTCCTGCCTTGTCTTGTGGCATCTGGTGGCAAGGTCACCCCAGGAGCTGCGGTCACCGCAGGGTGCCTGCTCAGCATGGCTAAGCCTGGTGACACGAAGCCAAGGTGCCAGGCAGGGGtagaggcagcaggaggataGGATCAAGGCAGAGGGTGCTACAGGCACCCACGCAGGGTGCAGCCAGGTAGCACAGGGACAGGGTGCTGGCTCCATGGCAGGGATGCAGCATGTAGGGCTCATCTGTCCCCACAGATGGCTGTGGCTGGCAATGCCCGGTGAGAAAGGCAGGATGGGACTGGGAagggagccatggggcaggcagggggttGTGCCCTCACTGCAGGTGGGGAGATGCTGTCCCCAGTGCTCCTCCTGTACCCACATGCACATCTCCAGCCCTCGGCCCACATCACGGGGAGGGTGGGAGCTGGGTCTCTGTGTGGCCACCCCATCCCACATGTCACCGTGACATTGCGACCCACCACACCACGCGCCCCAGTGATGTCATGCTCCACCACTGCAGTGACATCCCATCCCAGGCCGCAGCCACTTCCGGCACCGCTATAGCATTGCACGACATCGTGCAGCAGGGGCCACATCACACCCCAAAGGCACCCCAGAACAGTGACAACATGGTGACATCACAGCAGTCCATGACATCATGCTGCATGTGCCCCAGTAACACCATATTTCCATTCCTGCCATTCCCAGGCTGTCACAGCTGTACCTGCCAGGGCAGAGGACAGGCAGGAGATGTCCCGCAGACCCAGCAGCCTAGGGGTGCCAGCAGTCCCCACTCCACGGCGCTTCAGCCCCaagcagcccagctcctgcagtgCCTCTGTTCCAGCCAAAGCGAACAAGCCCCGGTACCGCTGCCCCAGCTGCTCACTGCTGCCGAGGGCTCAGCACCGCTCCCTCCCACACCCCTCTCGCAGAGCCTGGCCTGTGCGTGCATCCCATCACGGATGCTTCTGACAGGCACAAAgcccccagctgctggctgtcccatccctctcctctcccacgCAGGACTCCTCAGTGCTGGACTTGGCAGGCTGGggctcagccagcagcagctaaTGCAGTGTGGAGATGAGCAGTCACCTTAGCCTCTGAGCTCAGCCCAAAGGGACACCAGGTCCTTGGggggctcagctgcagctgcctgctcccagaCCCACCAGCGCACAACCAACCCCTTCCCACGCAGGCAGATGCACGGACGGACCCCTCTAtccgcagcccccagcccctccacgGGCTCAGCCACGACCCAGCAGAAGTGTCCCTAGGAAGAGGAGCTGCTCTGTCCCTCGCTTCTTGCCACCCTGATGCCTCTCCCCCAGTCCCAGCCCACACCCCCATCACCGCTCCATCCTCCTGAGCCCGGTCCTCCCTAGCCCAGCATCCTGCCATCCCCGTCCCATCCTTCATCATCCTTCGATCCCCTTCCTCCCGCCTTGCCACCCCGCACCCCCTCCACGCCGCGGGGGCAGGCtgcgcgcccggccccgctccgcccgccaCCAACTTCTCCGCGGGCCGGTGACCGTACCGGAGTTGAAAGCCAccctctccccgccccggcgTCTCCGAAAAACTTCACGGAGCAGCAAAACCACCCCCTACTCACGGGCCAGGGGGGCTGCCCGgcgcccccgcggcggcgggagcgcaTCCCGCAGCGCCCGCCTCGCCGCGCCGCGCCTCGCCGCGCCGCaccgcccggctccggctccggctccggctccggctcctcCGGCTCCGCCGCTCCCCGGCTTCCGACGGGGCCGGCCCGGCCGAGCGGCGCCTTTTGtagggcgggcggcggcggcagcgccagTGAGCGGGGCGAGGCGCCGCGGCCAATGCAGAGCGCGGAGGTGGGGCCGCGCCGCGCTGATTTAcagccccgcggccgcggcAGCGGGGTGCTCCGCGGGGGCCCGCCGGGGAGCATCGCCCCGGGCGCTGGAAGCGGTgtggggggggccggggtgAGCGGGCCCTCGCTTCCCGGGCAGCCGGAGCCGCCGGGGGGTCCCGGCTCGCAGGAGAGGAGCTGCGCTCCCGCGGTCACCccccgtgggtgctggggggtgggggcactCGGGGCACGGCTCCCGACCTCCTGCGAGGGCAGCTGGGGCGATGGGGTGAGCAGAGCCAGGGAtctgctggggggcagcgggggttTGCCCCACGGAGCAATGTGACTGCGGGcacaggagggggaaagggagcggagctgggcagcccccGTAGCGCAACACCCAGCTGCACCCCGAGGGCTCAGCACCCTCCGTGTGCCATCACCCTGTGGGTcacccacctccctgctgccacccttcGTCTTCAGGGACCCCAGGAGCGGCTGTGCCCTGGCAGGGAGTCGACACCGCAAGAAAGGCCCCATCTCAGGCCACACAAGACACTGACTTTCCCAAAATTTTGTAGTCAGTGGATGCCCGAGCCAGGATTGCACTTAGCCCGCAAGCCTGCCCTCCCTGACGTGTCTTCCTGCTGCGGGCCTGGGCACAGAGCTCCCCATGCGTCTCTGGGTGCAGAAAGTGGctgtggcaggggctgggacagcTCTGGCAGGTCACAAGGCTACCAGGTCACCCCAGTGGAGCACATTCACAGGTGCCCCAGCACggac
It includes:
- the CRTAC1 gene encoding cartilage acidic protein 1 → MRSRRRGGAGQPPWPVPRMLALCLLSLAWLSEGSQRSEPMFAAVTHRLLPPDYENNPTQLNYGVAVTDLDADGDFEIVVAGYNGPNLVLKYDKARGRLVNMAEDERGSPYYALRDRQGNAIGVTACDIDGDGREEIYFLNTNNAFSGMATYTDKLFKLRNGRWEDLLSDEVNRDVASRFAGRSVACVDRTGSGRYSIYIANYASGNVGPHALIEMDVAASDPARGVVVLVDVAAQVGVSKYTGGRGVAVGPILSDSASDIFCGNENSPNFLFQNRGDGTYQDVAAAVGLDDPYQHGRGVALADFNRDGRVDIVYGNWNGPHRLYLQSGAPGRIRFRDIATPKFSMPSPVRTVIAADFDNDQDLEVFFNNIAYRGSSANRLFRLIRREHSDPIVEELNPGDALEPEGRGTGGAVTDFDGDGMLDLILSHGESMAQPISIFKGTQGTSNNWLRVIPRTRFGAFARGAKVVLFTRRSGAHLRIIDGGSGYLCEMEPVAHFGLGQDEASSLEVTWPDGRVVVRAVASSETNSVLEVPYPLDMEEPLMPALLECGQGFSQHENGRCVDTDECTEFPFICPRDKPVCINTYGGYRCRSNKRCGRGFEPNEDGTACVAQVAFFGGYPSAGSWPGPVHCALLPLVLGLCLCLYAL